The following proteins come from a genomic window of Miscanthus floridulus cultivar M001 chromosome 2, ASM1932011v1, whole genome shotgun sequence:
- the LOC136537323 gene encoding classical arabinogalactan protein 9-like: MACTSLPRFLSLSCSRIAELRAADAAHALPPPATLGHDAPHPRPRYRARSCAPSPVATPRPPCATPQRMARAPPCRPPPPPLATAAVPPAPVEPDSPCGAPGIPCPPHATAVVGRATADPATCSGRPCHRQHGSST; this comes from the coding sequence atggCCTGCACCTCTCTTCCtcgcttcctctccctctcttgctcTAGGATAGCCGAGCTccgcgccgccgacgccgcccacGCCCTTCCTCCACCGGCCACCCTCGGCCACGACGCGCCGCACCCGCGCCCACGTTACCGCGCCCGCTCGTGCGCCCCGAGCCCCGTGGCCACCCCTAGGCCGCCCTGCGCCACGCCCCAGCGGATGGCCCgcgccccgccttgccgccctccaccacCACCCTTGGCCACGGCCGCCGTGCCTCCTGCGCCCGTCGAGCCAGACTCGCCGTGCGGAGCCCCGGGCATCCCATGCCCACCGCACGCCACCGCTGTCgtcggccgtgccaccgccgaccccgccacctgcagcggccggccgtgccaccgccagCACGGATCGTCGACCTAA